The nucleotide sequence CAAAAAGTTTGCCTTAAAATGAGAACATTGCTTATGTTGTTCTTTTGTAAACAGTTGATCTTCAGCATAAATCGTAAATATGCCAGAAGCAAGCAGCGTAATTAGTTGCGCGCATATTTTCAAAATCATTTCCTTCTGGTTAACTTATCCTTGACCCCCTTTACAACCCTATCCCTCAAAAGCGAGACGTTGAAATTTTCGAAGTACTGACCCGAAAATATTGATAAATCTCCTTCAAGTGGTGTAATATATTTTTTTTCGCAATCCGATACAACCGCCCCAATGCACGTCCATGTCACATCCTTATCATTGCCCCATTCGACCGTACTCGTATTTAGAGCCTTTCGCAAATCAAACAAGATGTGCGTGTTTGCCATCTCCATTGCAGTTTTCAATTTTAATCCTCTATGCTTAAATAATTTTCCTAAAACCCTCAAACCGCTCTCATATTCACCAAATCCTTCAGCCAAGTTTACTGCATCATAAAAAGCCTGATTATTGGCAATTACTTTTTTTGTGTTCTCCCATTCTAACCCCTTTATATTTCCTTCGTTCAGGTAAAGAAACATTGGATCCATGAATTCCATTACCAGTTCATTCAGCCACTGAATAAGTTCCGGCTTTCCGCCACCACACTCACCCTTGCATAAATCTTCTAGGATGCAAAGCTGGGTCTTGAGAAATAGTTCTCGAACATCATCTTCAAGGCCCTTATCAACAAAAACTTTGAGCTTCTTAGCTGCATCACAAATTGGCTCGAAAGTGATTTTGCCTTTTTCATCTTGGAATATGAAGAAAAGTGCCTCACCTGGAATTTCAGGGTCGATCCACACTGTTTCAAGTCGTTCGTATAAATCATTTGTCTGATTCCACAACATATGGCTTTTTTCTTGACTGTACATCAAACTAAGCCATCCATGAAAGGCAACCAAATCCACATCAGACAGCCATGAATAACTCTCCGGCAAGCTGTCGGCAAATGAGAATGCGGCTTCATCAGTTGATGAAATTTGAAAATTATTGACGTCACCTAGTGCTCCCCCCTCAAACAAAGCTACAAACATTTCGAACTCAATAATCACTTCTTCCATTTCATCCATAGTGTCTTCATCCGCCCAAAAAAAGTATCCCTGAGTGAAGTTTTCTCGATCAGTATTGCTCGCATAGCAGGAAGGTGTCGATTGAACCTGAGAACTGCTTACAGTCCATACGAACAAGCATAGATAAATGATGTTTTTCATAGTATTGGTGACACGCAAAATTCAACTACGACTCACCCACACTGTAAATATATATCTTATTTTCCTTTAATCAAAATTATGGAAACAGATTTGCCGCGCCGGTTATTCTCGCGGCTTCACCGGCACGTGGGCTTCATTCATTAGGGCGGATATTTGGGCGGCGCGGTCGGGGTTGGATTTGGCGAGGTCGTTTTTTTCGTAGGGATCGGTGGCGAGGTTGAAGAGTTCGAGTGGTTTGCCTACGGGACGGTAGGCTTTCCAGTTGCCGGTGCGGAGGGCTTGGGAGCGGATCTTGCTCGCGCCGGTGCAGAATTCAAAATACAGATAATCGTGCTTGGCTTGTTTCTTCGATGCACCGCGCAGCGTGGGCACAAATGAAATGCCGTCGTTTTGTTTGGGGACGGGTTGACCAATGAGCTCGCACATCGTGGGCAGGATATCCTGAAACCCGCTGAGGTGCGTGGTGGTGCCGGGGGTAATGACGCCGGGCCAGCGGGCGAGCATCGGGGTGCGAATGCCGCCCTCGTGCATGTCGCGTTTGTGCCCGCGCAGGTTGCCGGTGGAGTTCCAGAATTTCGGGTCGTGCCCGCCTTCCAAGTGCGCGCCGTTGTCGCTGGCGAACATCACCAGCGTGTTGTCGTCGATGCCCAGTTCCGCAAGCAACGCGAGTACCGCGCCCACTTCGTTATCAAGGTGCTCCATCATCGCGGCAAAGCCCGCGATCGGGTTCACCACATCCGGACACGGCTCCCCGCCCGCGCCGTACTTGCCGATCTTCTTATCGAATTGCGGAAACACTTTGCGCCATTTTTCATGCAGCTCCTTCGGCGCATGCATTGCCGCGTGCGGGATGGCGGTGGGGATGTAACAAAAAAACGGTTCCTTTGCCGCCGCGCTGCGCCGAATAAAATCGCGCGCGTGCTCCATGAGTGGCGTGTGAATGTACGTGCCCTTTTTCAGCGAAACCTCTTTGCCATTGTGCACCGCGGTGGTGGGATAATACGTGTGGGCGATCACCTGACTTTTCCAGCCATAATATTCATCAAACCCGTGGCTCAATGGATTGCTCGCGCCCGGAATATGCGTGTGGCCGAGGCCCCATTTGCCAAAGGCCCCTGTGCGATAACCTGCCGCCTTGAACACCTCCGGCAGCACCGTCATCTTCGCATCCAACGCCGCTTCGTTTTCGTTGCCAACATTGCCGCGCACATAACAATGGCCCGAGTGCTGGCCGGTCATCAACACCGCGCGGCTCGGCGTGCAAACGGTGTTGCCCGAATAATGCGCCGTAAACTTCAAGCCCTCCTTCGCGAGCCGATCGATGTGCGGCGTCTTAAATTTCTTCTGCCCGTAACACGACAAATCCCCGTAACCCAAATCATCAGCAAGAATGTAAATGACATTGGGCTTCCCCGCCGCGTGAGCAGAAGGCGTGACACATTGCGAAATCAAAAAGAGCGCAGCAAATAGAGTTTTCATCGGCGGAAGTGTACCGCCAGCCTTTCATTCACACACGCAAAAACTCACTTCACCGGCCAATCCCTCAGGGGAAATGGATCGTCGAGCCGTACCATTTCTTTGTGCAGTAGCGCTTCCATTTCTTTGCGTTTGGCGGCGCACTTCGGATTGCGGGCGCGGATGTGCACCCCGTACTGACCACCTACGGTTTTTCTGGTAACCGGTCGCCATTGGCATCGTGAAACCAGATTACATCCGGCCCCAACTCCGCCGCCCAGACGCCGATGGCGCTCGCGAATAGTGCAACACAAAGTCTCATCACGCACCGAGTGTGAATGGCAACGCCCCCACAGGCGAGCCGGAATCCGCGCTCACGGCTTGGGCTGATCCCACAGACGGTAGGGGTCGTGCAGGCGCTTCATTTCCTGGAGCAGCAGCGCCTCCATCTCCTTGCGTTTGGCGGCGAATTTCGGATTATCCGCCAGATTAAACGCCGCCGGATTCGGCTCGGAAAACGGGCGCAGGGCATGGTGTTCCCGAATGAGCTCATGCGGGTTTTCTTTGAGATTAAACAGCTGCGTCTGGCGCACCGTACCGTCCATCACGTCGTACTTGATCAGCTTCCAATCGCCGCGCCGCACGCTGCGCATGCCCGGCTTGGTGCCGCCGCTATACACGCCGAAGAGTGTCTCGCGAATCGTCTGCGCGCGCCCCATCAGCACCGGCTCCAGGCTGATGCCTTCGTTGGTGGCCGGTGGCTGGATGCCCGCAAGGCTGCACAGCGTGGCCAACGTATCGAGCAGGTACACATTCCCTTGCGCGCGGCTGCCCGGCTTGATGCCCGGTCCTTTCACGACCAACGGCACGCGCCAGGTGTGCTCGTACAAATTCTGTTTCCCCTGCAAACCGTGCCGGCCAATGGCCATGCCGTGATCGGCGGTGTACACGATGTAGGTGTTGTCCAGCTCGCCCACCGCCTTGAGCTTGGCGAGGACGCGGCCGATTTGTTGGTCGATGTATTCGCTGCAGGCAAACTGCCGGCCAATCTCGTTGCGGAGGGTGCGTTCATCGCGGCGTTCCCACACGCCGGGCACTTTGACCTCATCGCGCAGGCCGGGATGGCCATCGGGGAATGGATGCTTGGGCAGATAATTGATGGGCAACTGCGGTTGCTTCGCATTGGCCGGCGGCACGGTGTCGCGGTCGCGGTGATTGACCGCGCCGTATTTTTTCAACAACTCCGGAGTGCCGTCGCGCACATCGTGCGGATGCGAAAAGCCGAAGTAGATCAGAAACGGATCGGCATCCTTGGCCTGTTCGCGGGTGTTCAAATAATCCAGCACCCGTTCGGCGTGCCATGCGCTGCCGGTCTCCGCTGTGCCGCCGCGCTTGGTGGCATCGTGCACCACGGTGAATTGTTTATTGGCACCATCAAAGCTGTTACCGCGTTTGCAGGTGCGCATGGTGGCGTAGCCGGCCCGATTAAACACGGCGGCCAAGGTGTGTTGCACGAGATTGGGCGGCACCCGCGTGGGATCGAGCGCATTCGGATTGGCGGGCGGCTTGCGAAAGGGGCGATCGGGAATATGCCAAACCGTGCGGCCGCTCATGATCATATGCCGCGACGCGGTGCACACCGCGCCCACCCAAGCGCCCATTTGATACGCGCCATCGATCACCATGCCTTCGGCGGCCAGCTGTTCAATGACCGGCGCATCCAGCTGGCTTTGTCGGTTGTAGAATTTGAAATCAAACGGCGACTGATCGTCGACAATGATGTAGAGGATATTCGGCCGCTTCAGTTTTTGATCAGCGCCGGCCGCGAAGGCCAGGCCCAATGCGGCCACCAGCAGGAGGGGGAGTTGTTTCATGGGTGATTATTGGGGTAACCGCGCACGCAATTGCTTGAGCAATGCCGCGGCTTGTTCGGGTTGAGTCTTGGCTCGGTTCTGCGTTTCCCCGGCGGGCGTGGTGTGATCGTACAGTTCAAGGGAGCCATCCCGATGCGCGATCAGCCGATGCGAATCCGTGCGGATGGTTTGCGCGTTGCCTTTGTATGCAAAAGCCGGATGCCCTTGGGCGGCGGGATCGGCCAAGATGGGCATGAGCGATTGGCCGTTGAGACCGGCGGGCGGCTTGAGACCGGTGAGTTCGCAGAGGGTCGGGAAAATATCAAGGGTCTCCACCATCGCTTGGGTGGACTTGCCGGCGGCGGCCATTTTGGGAACGGAGATGATGAGCGGCGAATGCAGAGATTCCTCGAAGAGCGCGTGCTTGCCCCAAATGGCGTGTTCGCCCAAGTGCCAGCCGTGATCGCCCCAAAGCACGATGATGGTGTTGTCGCGCAGTTTCAAGTGATCCAAGCGTTCCAGTAACCGGCCCACCAACGCATCGGCGTAAGTCACACATCCGGCGTAATGTTTGCGCACTTCAAGGGCAAACTCCGCGTCGGTGTTGGGGTTGCGCTTCCAGCGGTTGTATTTCATGAACTCGCCGGAGCCGTGCCACGTGGTCTTGCCCTCGGGCTTGGCCGGATGCGGCGTGGCGGGGAGCGTGGCGTTGGCATACGGTTTCATGTATTGGGCCGGCGTACCAAAGGGCAGGTGCGGACGGATGATGCCCACCGCCAAGAAGAAGGGTTTGCTGTCCTTGGCCAACACGTCCATTTGCTTCAAAGCCTCATCGGTGATCAGGCCATCGGGGTAGGCGGAGTCCGGTCCATCGAATGCTTGAAACAAATCCATGTCCTTGGCGTTCTTGCGAATCTCGCCATTGGCCAACCCGTGCATGGCGCCGCGCGGATGTTGCCAGGGCCCGGCCGGCAACAGATGGCGCGTCCAGGCGCCGGGCATTTCCGGTTTGGCCTCCTCATCCCAATCGCGTCCACCGCGGCCGCCGGGATGATGGCTCACTTTGCCGACCGACACGGTGGTGTAGCCGTGTTGGCGAAACCAACCGGGAAAACTCGTGCCCTTGATTTTGTCAAAATTCTGGAAGAGCGCGCCATTATGCGTCGGCCCGTAACGTCCCGTGAGCAGCGTGTAGCGCGAGGCTCCGCAGGTGGGCGCCTGCACATAGTGCCGATGAAACGCCCGACCGCGGCCGGCCAAGCCATCAATGTTCGGGGAGTGAATGTAATTCGCACCAAAGCACTTGAGCTCCGGCCGCAAGTCATCCACGCAGATCAAGAGGACGTTTGGCCGACGCTCAATGGACTTGGCCGACACCCAAAGCGGACACACCGCCACCAGAAAGAAAAGAAGCCTACACATCGTGAGCCCGGAGGGTGACAGATGCGGGCGATGAATTCCAGACACGGATTTCACGAATAACACGGATCAAGAAAACCCGCGCCGGGAGGGGCGAGTTCCACCTCGTCCGTGTTTTGAACCAAAATGGGACGACGTGGAAGTCGTCCCTCCCTACTCCACATCGGCCGGGGTGAGGCGCGGGATGTCTTTGGCGTCGGGGTGCTGATCTTTTCGGCCATGAACGTAAAGGGCGGTCCATTCAGCGAGACGCCGGCCGAGGAGTTTGCAGGATTCCTGAACCTCCGGTTCGCGCGGGGCTTTGCAGCCCACGGCACCGTAATGGCCGGTCATTTTCTTGCCGGCATATTCGGTGACGCCGAAGACGAGGAACCCAAAATTCATCAGCACGGTGTGGATGGATTGACAGGCCAGCTCCATCCCGCCGCCCCATCCGCCGGCACTGGAAAAGGCGCAGGCGATCTTGCCGTCGACCTTC is from Limisphaerales bacterium and encodes:
- a CDS encoding arylsulfatase — encoded protein: MKTLFAALFLISQCVTPSAHAAGKPNVIYILADDLGYGDLSCYGQKKFKTPHIDRLAKEGLKFTAHYSGNTVCTPSRAVLMTGQHSGHCYVRGNVGNENEAALDAKMTVLPEVFKAAGYRTGAFGKWGLGHTHIPGASNPLSHGFDEYYGWKSQVIAHTYYPTTAVHNGKEVSLKKGTYIHTPLMEHARDFIRRSAAAKEPFFCYIPTAIPHAAMHAPKELHEKWRKVFPQFDKKIGKYGAGGEPCPDVVNPIAGFAAMMEHLDNEVGAVLALLAELGIDDNTLVMFASDNGAHLEGGHDPKFWNSTGNLRGHKRDMHEGGIRTPMLARWPGVITPGTTTHLSGFQDILPTMCELIGQPVPKQNDGISFVPTLRGASKKQAKHDYLYFEFCTGASKIRSQALRTGNWKAYRPVGKPLELFNLATDPYEKNDLAKSNPDRAAQISALMNEAHVPVKPRE
- a CDS encoding sulfatase-like hydrolase/transferase, yielding MKQLPLLLVAALGLAFAAGADQKLKRPNILYIIVDDQSPFDFKFYNRQSQLDAPVIEQLAAEGMVIDGAYQMGAWVGAVCTASRHMIMSGRTVWHIPDRPFRKPPANPNALDPTRVPPNLVQHTLAAVFNRAGYATMRTCKRGNSFDGANKQFTVVHDATKRGGTAETGSAWHAERVLDYLNTREQAKDADPFLIYFGFSHPHDVRDGTPELLKKYGAVNHRDRDTVPPANAKQPQLPINYLPKHPFPDGHPGLRDEVKVPGVWERRDERTLRNEIGRQFACSEYIDQQIGRVLAKLKAVGELDNTYIVYTADHGMAIGRHGLQGKQNLYEHTWRVPLVVKGPGIKPGSRAQGNVYLLDTLATLCSLAGIQPPATNEGISLEPVLMGRAQTIRETLFGVYSGGTKPGMRSVRRGDWKLIKYDVMDGTVRQTQLFNLKENPHELIREHHALRPFSEPNPAAFNLADNPKFAAKRKEMEALLLQEMKRLHDPYRLWDQPKP
- a CDS encoding sulfatase, translated to MCRLLFFLVAVCPLWVSAKSIERRPNVLLICVDDLRPELKCFGANYIHSPNIDGLAGRGRAFHRHYVQAPTCGASRYTLLTGRYGPTHNGALFQNFDKIKGTSFPGWFRQHGYTTVSVGKVSHHPGGRGGRDWDEEAKPEMPGAWTRHLLPAGPWQHPRGAMHGLANGEIRKNAKDMDLFQAFDGPDSAYPDGLITDEALKQMDVLAKDSKPFFLAVGIIRPHLPFGTPAQYMKPYANATLPATPHPAKPEGKTTWHGSGEFMKYNRWKRNPNTDAEFALEVRKHYAGCVTYADALVGRLLERLDHLKLRDNTIIVLWGDHGWHLGEHAIWGKHALFEESLHSPLIISVPKMAAAGKSTQAMVETLDIFPTLCELTGLKPPAGLNGQSLMPILADPAAQGHPAFAYKGNAQTIRTDSHRLIAHRDGSLELYDHTTPAGETQNRAKTQPEQAAALLKQLRARLPQ
- a CDS encoding flavodoxin domain-containing protein, coding for MNKILVLFDSATGNVQQMAELVGEGAALVPDTEVRVRGVEEASAADVEWCDGLAVGSPTNMGVLSWKMKRFWDEEMIGSWMKVDGKIACAFSSAGGWGGGMELACQSIHTVLMNFGFLVFGVTEYAGKKMTGHYGAVGCKAPREPEVQESCKLLGRRLAEWTALYVHGRKDQHPDAKDIPRLTPADVE